From the genome of Manduca sexta isolate Smith_Timp_Sample1 chromosome 14, JHU_Msex_v1.0, whole genome shotgun sequence, one region includes:
- the LOC115439861 gene encoding G-protein coupled receptor Mth2, giving the protein MAPLPFYTLLLLIYTNLHYGSALNNYEDQFHICKEKLCVPKCCPHGQYVHKTKSCKKYTYDNYTLDFSDMPVYNEDRTRIVSNVNRSMILIPAKFDNSTFKEIAADVARIPIFNLFLTEKGIYYIETPNAYVRWQIFDRRFFCVDYQLRVKKMYLRPLPRVWVYAVEEDTAKANTYLTSAILVSCFFLVLVMIVYALLPDLRNLCGLILMAYVFSLFWAFLLLAVIQIKKHETEICLGLTFSIYYFFLATFCWMSVMSYDIWWTFRGYAKARPIHRRGENFKFLMYCLYAFGVPLAMTIGLYVMNYVDLTHMPWIVTPLLTRHGCFIEGGEKLLYLYMPMMILILSNWIFYLMTAFNVWRLSRGTAVLDSAAAGNPAAHRTHWNRFMVYLKLSVVMGLNWVFEVLSFLKPEFRVWYITDAYNILIGFAIFLIFVCKKKILRKLKKRFGLTSRKLNKWDPSNRSTSSTSSECASQETSVPVICVNPKGPEYQVKI; this is encoded by the exons ATGGCACCGCTTCCGTTCTACACtttgttgttattaatttatacaaacttaCATTATGGAAGTGCTTTAAATAATTACGAAGATCAGTTtcatatttgtaaagaaaaactATGCGTGCCAAAATGTTGTCCCCATGGCCAATACGTTCACAAAACGAAGTCATGTAAGAAATACACGTATGACAATTATACTTTGGATTTTTCCGACATGCCAGTGTACAATGAAGATAGAACAAGAATAGTATCGAACGTGAATCGCAGTATGATACTTATACCGGCCAAGTTCGACAACAGCACGTTCAAGGAAATAGCGGCCGATGTTGCTCGCATACCTATCTTCAACTTGTTTCTCACTGAG aAAGGTATATACTACATAGAGACACCGAACGCTTATGTAAGATGGCAAATCTTCGACAGAAGGTTTTTTTGCGTAGATTATCAACTCCGCGtcaaaaaaatgtacttaagaCCGTTACCTCGGGTATGGGTCTATGCTGTAGAGGAAGACACAGCTAAAGCGAATACTTATTTAACAAGCG CCATCCTGGTATCATGCTTCTTCCTGGTGCTGGTAATGATAGTATACGCACTTCTGCCAGATCTCAGAAATCTTTGTGGCTTGATACTTATGGCTTATGTGTTCAGTCTGTTTTGGGCTTTTCTTCTGCTTGCTGTGATTCAAATCAAGAAACATGAAACTGAGATCTGCCTTGGTTTAA CATTTTCAATATACTATTTCTTCTTAGCGACCTTCTGTTGGATGAGTGTCATGTCGTACGACATTTGGTGGACGTTTAG AGGATACGCGAAAGCTAGGCCCATCCACCGTCGCGGTGAAAACTTTAAGTTCCTAATGTATTGTCTGTATGCATTCGGGGTGCCACTCGCCATGACTATCGGACTTTACGTTATGAACTACGTAGATCTTACTCATATGCCCTGGATCGTCACTCCATTACTTACTCGACACGGATGCTTCATCGAAG GTGGTGAAAAACTCCTGTACTTATATATGCCGATGATGATCTTGATCCTAAGCAATTGGATCTTTTACCTGATGACCGCTTTTAACGTGTGGAGGCTCAGTCGCGGGACTGCTGTCCTGGATTCAGCGGCTGCCGGCAATCCTGCAGCCCATCGTACTCATTGGAACAG GTTCATGGTGTATTTGAAGCTGTCGGTAGTGATGGGACTCAACTGGGTGTTCGAGGTTTTGAGTTTTTTGAAACCCGAGTTCCGCGTGTGGTACATCACTGACGCCTACAACATCCTCATAGGATTCGCGATATTCCTCATCTTCGTTTGCAAGAAGAAAATATTGAGGAAACTCAAGaaacg ATTCGGCCTCACATCTAGAAAACTTAATAAATGGGACCCGTCAAACAGGAGTACGTCTAGTACCAGCTCGGAGTGCGCAAGTCAAGAAACGTCGGTCCCAGTCATCTGTGTCAATCCTAAAGGGCCTGAATATCAAGTGAAAATATGA